In Gopherus evgoodei ecotype Sinaloan lineage chromosome 10, rGopEvg1_v1.p, whole genome shotgun sequence, a single window of DNA contains:
- the BCL2A1 gene encoding bcl-2-related protein A1 isoform X2 produces MESSEYCYVYYLVQDYLKYVLQEPQLGPAPSRVAHVLRHAASFLQKENEESLKPCLDTFDITSVDAARRIFTQVMDKEFADGNTNWGRILTIFMFGGILSKKLQEHRVQLTGENKKQISYFITEYIINTKAEWIEANGGWSVLLTRRRSAFRT; encoded by the exons ATGGAAAGCTCTGAGTACTGCTATGTTTACTATTTAGTCCAAGATTATCTGAAATACGTTCTTCAGGAACCACAGCTTGGACCAGCCCCAAGCAGAGTTGCTCATGTCTTAAGACACGCTGCATCCTTTCtgcaaaaggaaaatgaagagaGTCTGAAACCATGTTTGGACACATTTGATATTACCTCTGTAGATGCTGCCAGAAGAATTTTCACTCAAGTCATGGATAAAGAATTTGCTGATGGAAACACTAACTGGGGACGGATTTTGACAATATTTATGTTTGGAGGAATTCTTTCTAAGAAGCTTCAAGAACACAGAGTTCAGCTTACaggagaaaataaaaagcagattTCTTATTTCATCACAGAGTACATTATAAACACCAAGGCTGAGTGGATAGAGGCAAATGGAGGTTGG TCAGTACTATTGACCAGACGGAGATCAGCCTTCCGCACGTAA
- the BCL2A1 gene encoding bcl-2-related protein A1 isoform X1, with protein sequence MESSEYCYVYYLVQDYLKYVLQEPQLGPAPSRVAHVLRHAASFLQKENEESLKPCLDTFDITSVDAARRIFTQVMDKEFADGNTNWGRILTIFMFGGILSKKLQEHRVQLTGENKKQISYFITEYIINTKAEWIEANGGWENGFLTMFEEKRSWLSLFNIKAKIMDAFSFFSQYY encoded by the exons ATGGAAAGCTCTGAGTACTGCTATGTTTACTATTTAGTCCAAGATTATCTGAAATACGTTCTTCAGGAACCACAGCTTGGACCAGCCCCAAGCAGAGTTGCTCATGTCTTAAGACACGCTGCATCCTTTCtgcaaaaggaaaatgaagagaGTCTGAAACCATGTTTGGACACATTTGATATTACCTCTGTAGATGCTGCCAGAAGAATTTTCACTCAAGTCATGGATAAAGAATTTGCTGATGGAAACACTAACTGGGGACGGATTTTGACAATATTTATGTTTGGAGGAATTCTTTCTAAGAAGCTTCAAGAACACAGAGTTCAGCTTACaggagaaaataaaaagcagattTCTTATTTCATCACAGAGTACATTATAAACACCAAGGCTGAGTGGATAGAGGCAAATGGAGGTTGG GAAAATGGCTTCCTAACTATGTTTGAGGAAAAACGATCATGGCTGTCCTTATTCAATATTAAAGCAAAAATCATGGATGCTTTTTCCTTCTTCAGTCAGTACTATTGA